A single genomic interval of Drosophila virilis strain 15010-1051.87 chromosome 2, Dvir_AGI_RSII-ME, whole genome shotgun sequence harbors:
- the Aduk gene encoding serine/threonine-protein kinase ULK3, which produces MSLPRITDYEILEKLGVGSYASVYKARHKKERTYHAIKYVEMSTLSQSSRDNLITEIRLLRDLKHKYIVTLQDFFWDDKNIYIVLEYCNAGNLSAFIRTKKALPESTCRYFLRQLAAAVQYMRANDVSHFDLKPQNLLLTRSFNNVSLKVADFGFAQHLKLGEINQQLKGSPLYMAPEIVRKHQYDAKADLWSVGVILYECLFGKAPYSSRTIEELLLRIRKAEPIVLPPNARISNECHDLLRRLLAHEPAKRISFADFFAHPFLDLKTFPSEQTLKKAIDLVTQAVEHDEKRSYKEAYYLYCSALQYFVPLITEESDASRRQELRNRALAYMKRAEEIKNVIIEDEYKLLAQRQQTPVSQRSEKGIPATTAEATNQAQPSTSRMMEMLEPDARYKQLFTLSGSSPAMKTGLEIGRQGELYLYERKLDAALESYTSALGILVPFVNNEPRGERRNLLLQQLEFWIKEAESIKSILSAKHLDEEEQKMSTFHIPAILPSLLWDFKPHVYLFFCIVITLIKMV; this is translated from the exons ATGTCACTGCCGCGAATAACGGACTATGAAATATTGGAGAAACTTGGAGTGGGCAGCTATGCGTCTGTCTACAAGGCACGCCATAAA AAGGAACGCACTTATCATGCCATCAAATATGTGGAAATGTCTACTTTGTCTCAGAGCTCACGCGACAATTTAATAACCGAAATTCGCCTGCTCCGAGATCTGAAGCACAAGTACATTGTGACGCTTCAGGACTTTTTCTGGGATGACAA GAACATTTACATTGTATTGGAATATTGTAATGCTGGCAATTTATCTGCCTTCATACGCACCAAGAAAGCGCTCCCAGAGTCAACATGTCGATATTTTCTGCGGCAATTAGCTGCTGCGGTTCAGTATATGCGGGCCAACGATGTTTCACATTTTGATCTGAAACCACAGAATTTACTGCTCACGCGCAGTTTTAATAATGTCTCTCTAAAGGTTGCGGACTTTGG ATTTGCGCAACACCTGAAACTAGGCGAAATCAATCAGCAGCTGAAAGGCTCGCCGCTCTACATGGCCCCGGAGATTGTGCGAAAACATCAGTACGATGCCAAGGCCGATCTCTGGAGCGTCGGGGTAATACTGTATGAATGCCTGTTCGGAAAAGCGCCCTATAGCTCGCGCACTATTGAGGAGCTGTTACTGCGCATTCGCAAGGCCGAGCCAATTGTGCTGCCACCAAATGCGCGCATCAGCAATGAATGCCACGATTTGTTGCGTCGTCTTCTGGCTCATGAGCCGGCGAAGCGCATCTCCTTTGCGGATTTCTTTGCACATCCCTTTTTAGATCTCAAAACTTTTCCCTCGGAGCAGACACTGAAAAAGGCCATTGACTTGGTGACTCAGGCGGTGGAGCATGATGAGAAACGTAGTTATAAGGAGGCTTACTATTTGTACTGCAGCGCATTACAATATTTTGTGCCGCTCATAACCGAGGAATCGGATGCCAGCCGGCGGCAGGAGCtacgtaatcgggctttagcCTACATGAAGCGCGCGGAGGAGATCAAAAATGTTATCATTGAGGACGAATACAAGCTGCTGGCACAACGGCAGCAGACACCAGTATCGCAACGCTCTGAAAAAGGGATCCCTGCTACAACTGCTGAGGCTACGAATCAAGCACAGCCAAGCACGTCGCGCATGATGGAAATGCTTGAGCCGGATGCGCGCTATAAACAGCTTT TTACTCTATCGGGCTCGAGTCCTGCTATGAAGACAGGCCTGGAAATTGGGCGGCAGGGTGAGCTGTATCTGTACGAGCGCAAGCTGGACGCTGCCTTGGAGTCGTATACCTCTGCTTTGGGTATTCTGGTACCATTTGTTAACAACGAGCCAAGGGGCGAGCGACGAaatctgctgctgcaacaa CTGGAGTTCTGGATCAAGGAGGCCGAGAGCATTAAAAGTATTTTGAGCGCCAAGCATTTGGATGAAGAGGAACAAAAGATGTCCACG